Below is a genomic region from Streptosporangiales bacterium.
GACGGCGTAGGTGAGCGGTAGGAACACCTGCCCGTCGAGCCACTTCCCGTTGCGGAGGCCGGCGAGGAGGTCGGGGGCGTTGGTGGTGACCTCCGCGGCGGCGTGGCTGTGCGCGGGCTCGTCGTCCCAGGAGAAGTCGCTCACGGCGCCACCTCCGCGCCGAGCTCGCTGCGGAGCAGGTCGAGCACCTCCCGCTCGAGGTCGACGGCTGGCAGGCCGAGGACGATGCGGGCCCTGTGCTTGGCGCTGGCCGTGGCGTACTCGGATGCGAGGAGCCGCCGGGCCAGCGCACGGACCCGCGCGGCGACGACATCCGCCGCACCGATGTCGTCGCGGTTCATGAGGCCGACCTCGTCTCGTCGAGGTCGGCGGTCGCCCGACGCGCCCACTGCGGACCCAGGTACGGCCACCGCCCGAGCTCGACGCCGCGGAGAGCGCCAGAGAGCGCCGTCACCACGTCGGCGACACCGCGGGCATCCTCGCCGACGACCTCGATCTCTCGGGCCACCACCGTGGCCGCGGCGAGCCGGGAACGCGCCTCCACGGTCAGTCGTGCAGCGGCGCCGATGTCGACGAGCACGCGGACGCCCGCCGGGACAACGTCACGCGGCCAACCGGCGGTCAGCGCGCCGTCGCAGTCGACGTGGCCGGCGAGGTCGAGTCGCAGCACCCCGGACACCCGGGGCTCGGTTAGGCTGTCAGGAGACCTCGTCGCGGTGGTCTGTTGGGCGTCCGGCCCCCGGGGCGGGCGCCTTCTCTCTGCCCTCACGCGGCGGCGCCGCCGTTCTGCTGGGCGAGAAGCCGCCCGACGTACACCTCTAGCGCAGCGCGCGGAATGCGTCGTGCCCGCCCGATCTTGACCGACTCCAGCTCGCCGGAGGCGATCAGGGCGAACGTGCGCGTGCGTCCGATACCGAGTTCCTGCGCGGCCTGTTCGGGGTTGAGAAGCAGTGGCTTCTGCACGGTTCCTCCATGACTCCAGCGGACCACATTGATCCTCTGAGATGAGGAGACACTGCAGCGGGATCGATGTCAAATACCGCTGGGTTCATTGGCGTGTCCAGCGGACGTTGACGAACCGTGGTGAACGCGCGTACTGTCGCCGGCATGGCGCAACGGGGACCGGATGCAGATGACCTCCACACGCACATGCCGGGCAACCCGGATACACGGACGGTGGAGAAGTGGCTAGACCGTCGACTTGGGCCCAAGTGGAAGGGCTGGCCCGCAGAGTCGTCGGGCGTGCCGGAGGCAGCGATGTTCGCCCGCTTCGAGCAAGGCTCGACGGGACGGTGGCTCCTGACGGGTGTGCTCCTGCTCGGGGAGGCGGTGACTGCCGACCGTCTTCGAAAGGTGCCTGTCGCCGCGCTTGAGAACTCGTGGAACCTCACCGTCGATGGCGGAGATTTCCGTGCGGAGGTCGAGGCCCTACCGCCACTCAAGCGGGAGCCGGGAATGCCACCCGAAGAGTTTTCCGATCTGGTTGCACAGCACTACACCACCTGGGCTCGCTACGTCGCGCACCCAGCGGATGCGATGGCCGCCGAGCACGGCATCAAGGTGCCGACTGTCCACACCTGGATCCGCGAGGCGCGTCTCCGCGGCTTCCTTCCGCCGGCGCGACGAGGGAAGGGACGCGGCTTGTGAGCAAGCGGAAGCCGAACCTACGGAGCTCGATCTACCTGAGCGAGACCGACGGGCGCTGGCACGGCTGGGTGACGATGGGGATCAAGGATGACGGTTCACCCGACCGTCGTCACCGTACGGGCTCATCCGAGACCGAGGTCACGCGCAAGGTGAACGGCCTTGAGCGTGAGCGGGACAAGGGCAACGCGGCGAACGCAGGGCGGGCACCCACGGTTGAGCAGTGGATGACGACCTATCTCGACACGATCGCTGTGCGGAAGCTCGCGCCCCGCTCGTACGACGACTACTGGTCTAAGACGCGGACGTGGATCGTCCCCAGCGTCGGCGCGCACCAGCTCGACCGGCTGCTACCGGAGCACGTCGACCAGATGCACGCGCGAATGATCGCGGCCGGACGCTCGTCGAACCACGCGCTGAAGGTGCATCGGGTGCTGTCGCGCGCGCTTGAGATAGCGATGCGCCGCGGCAAGGTCGCGCGGAACGTGTGCAAGCTCGTTGACCCACCGTCGCCTGGCGAGTCCGAGCTGACGCCGCTCACGGAGGCCGAGGCGCGGAAGGTGCTCGCCGCCGCAGCCGC
It encodes:
- a CDS encoding helix-turn-helix domain-containing protein; this translates as MQKPLLLNPEQAAQELGIGRTRTFALIASGELESVKIGRARRIPRAALEVYVGRLLAQQNGGAAA